AACTGAAATAAGAGACTCGAGAAGCTCGTCTTCTCCCACCTCCTGTACATAACCATATTTTTGTATTACCTTTCAgagtagaaagaaaaaaatgcaaaatggaTGAAGGAAAATTCATTGATTATATGGAGTGAATGTTCTTCAAGAAAaccaatctttttttaaaaaaaatctagtttGAGATGGGACTCGCTGAGAGTTTAGTTTGCCAGTAGCCCTGAAGTAATCGGGGAAGGAACGTAAAACCACATGGACTGAGGTGGTGGCCGTGCTGCAGTGGCTCCAAGACTGACTGATAGCTACTTATCAAAATGGATGTTGCAGTGGCTACAAAGAGCCCACCAAGAGTGTTTGATCAACACGCACAGTAAAGAGATGGACACTGATGACAGCCTCAAGAGCTGCAGAGTGACCACCGGAGGACAAGTGCTTGGCATTGGTAAGATGTTCttccagaattttttttatcctttttgtttttgtttaatgctTTTGTACAGTGTTAATTTTCACAGCAAATTTAGTCTATTgaccaaaacttttaattttagtCATAATTTAGTTGCTTAAATTCTTTTAGTTGACTAAATATAAGACTATAGTAAATCTAAAATCGTCGTGGTTTTACTGCACACGTTTTGCAAAACCTCTTATTTTCCTTGACACGTGTCTTCTCTTCCTCTCAAGCCTCAACATTGTTGCTTTTTCATGACAAAACAAGGATGGGAGTTGTCGTTTCCCGccacctcaaaaaaaaaaaagaaaacgtacCGTTTCCCGGGGCAGATCAAATTTGTGCGTCTAACCTTACTGCACGAGgagattacttaatttaatgAATTGGTTCTGATTGGATCTAGTCTCTCCAGAATATCTTAATCTTGTTATTTGCTGATGAAAGACAATAACATTTTCATTTAGTTATTGTCTTGTTTCCATCAGCAGTAAAAAGGTTGCTGACAAACAATGACAAAAATTATTGGTCAGTGAAGCTTTCGTAAAGTTACAGGTTGCTTTCCGCACCTTCATGGATTTGTTAAATTAACTGATAATTTACCATGGCAAATTTAAAATTGTGGTAGATGATCATTGTAAGGCTGTAATAAAACTGGATGTAGCAGCCAGAATAAAAAGGTAAGCCAGTGTAGTGTTGCCGTAACTCGCATTCTCGCTAACGTCCAGCAGAGGGCGTTTGGAAGGCTACAAGATAAAATTAAGCTTTATTGTGACTTTATTTGAAGTCCTTCCTGGTGAAAGACTTTGTGGTCTCGTGGGCATTTCAAGTCTTGCTGAAACTTAATGTTCATTTAACAAATTTTGGTGCCGGTTAGCCTGAAAAAGTGGGGTAGCCTGTGAGTCTGCTCTGATGTCTCAATAAGTGCTGACCCTTGTTcatcacaaaaacatcacagtggAAATATTCAGCTCAAGGCTTCACAACAGAACTTTTGCAGGCAATGAATAACAGTTGCCACTtccatcatttatatacagtcctCTGTTAATGCCTGTGTCCAAGTTTTGCTGATGATATCTTGcactctttctgtgttttcacaGGAGTCTGGCTGTGCTTTATTTGCTGCCCTCTGCAAGGAGGATCTTATCTACAGCCAGCCCATGAACCAGTGAACCCTAAACCTGTCCCTTTGAACTTAGACCCTAAGAAACTTTTTTTGACCTCAGTCTGGGCAGGCCAATGGCATTATACGTTGGACAGATGAAGTTACAGGTTTATCAGCTCTTCATCCCCTTTTTGCTGGAAGTGTTTGGTTAAGGATTTAATCTCACACTCCATCTAAGAAGAGGATACAAAGGCTTGCGTTGCCCAGAAGTTCATCATCTACCCCAGCCGGAAAACTCTCGGATGGTGGTCTTAAAGGTCTTCTAGCCATTAGGACCGACAAGCCGCTCTCCTGCCCAGATGTCAGAGACAGTGTGCTGGGACGAGTTTTGGTGGATGTGGCCGGATTACATCTCAGCCATCGCAAAAGGCTGCAGCTGTGGAACTGGATGAACTGAAAGAATTGTACAAGGAAAAAAAGgacttttgaaaacaaaacacaaaactatcaTATGTCTCACAAATTCTCAAGTCCAAAGGAGCAGGCAGACACACTACATGCACACTCACAGCTAAAGTTACATTGGCTCTCCTCTGGAACAATGtctacacacatgcatacacacaccagAGATACACAATATCAAacgacacaaagacacacaagcaTCAACGCCCAGCAGCATAAACGCTGAGctttgtaaataatgtaaaagtttgtgtttttgagttttctccATAATGGCTTTTGCTTTATTTCTCTGTTCAACATGCCTTAAATTGTATAGTTCAGTCTGAAATGGCTTACCGAAAACATTCTGTTTAAGTTGGAAACCACCTCGTTAACTGTACTCTAAAGAAGGTTTTAACAAGACGTCTGTTCGCTGACAGACTTGTCCTGTATAAAAGTGTAAATGTGATCTACTTAAAAGATACTAGTTAACTAAAGAATAGAGCAATGAGGGCTTTTTGGTTGATCTAATTTTACTGGTGGTTGGATTTTTGTTGCCCTTTTTTTTCCGTTTTGATTCAAATAAAGTGTGGATTCGTTGAGATTTCCTATTTAGATTACTGCTGAAGGTGCAGGCTTGACAAAGGGCTGAAGTCTGTGCTGCCTGGAGCTGGGCTTACTGGGTAATATGCAGAGGTTCATCTCAGAGCGCGCGCTTGTTGCTGTGTCGTATCTGTCGTTGGATACAGTCCTCGGCAAAACTGAACCAGAATGGCAGGACTTCCTCAAattgatttgttttctttacactCCAGGGGAATAAAATGTTTTAGGAGTTGGATCTTTTTACAGTTTTGACATAGTGATTCACACTTGTCTAATAGGAGTGCTTGTAAGAACAAGCATGTATGATTGTTGGTAATATTTGTGGGTTTGACACTAAAATCTGTGTATCTAGTAGTGCTGCTGACCATCAGTGATGGCACTGAATCGATACAGAAGCAACCGGGCTGTGGTGTGTCTGAAATCTGAAAGGTCTTCTCGGACCGCGTCTTTACTCTGTCTCATTGAATTTAAGAGATTCGTGTTTTTAGTCATTctgtagtttgtttgttttttccttctttataaCCAAACATATGCAGTTTTTTATCCAAATGGAAACCGATGTTTATTGAATACCGTCAGTTTAGACTTGTTAAACGTTTCTGATCAACTGTGGGTGTGCTGTGCAGTTTTCTTCTATAGGTAAGTGAAATAGCCACAGTTGGCATCGTCATCGTATGTCATAACTGTTGAATTGATATTGAATTATTATTTCTTAAAATGttatcacattttttaaaaagctgatactgtgatggATGAATCATCAGTCTattttactgcactacaaaaGCTTTTATGATCAGAGAAACCACAGTATTGTTTCCAAAGACCCTGGTTGATGAGCAGCTTGACCCGCCTGCTTCAGGATAGAAAGTATAGATGGAAGATTACCTGGTTCAGTTTTGCTGGTTACTGTAATACAGACTGTAATGATGGACTCATGGTTATACCCCAGTCAGCCCAGCTCTTTCACTTAAATACGTCTTTGAATGTTGGTAAAATAACAGCATACATGTTATGAAAATGTTTTGGAAAAGAACTGAAAAGAAGTGTAAATAGTTTGGCTTTTGTTtgaagaacaaaataaatactaaataaataGCATTTAGCTGTGACCGACTCTGTGTGTTCTTTAGTTATGAAGTTTGAGTAAAAAGCCAAGAAGACATCTTGTTATGAATCACGCCTATCCGTACATAAGAGAATCACCACTCACTGAGCGCGTCTCGTCCAATGAACTCTCGCGATAGTTTGAAGCACATGGCCGCCCGCAGTGTTTACAACTTCTCGTAATGAGATGGTGAAGGGAAACAAAGTCCCGAAGCAGAAAGACGTCGATTAGTTTTGTGTGTTCGGTCCTTTTCTCCGGCTTTTGGTGAAACTCTGATTCCGCGGTTTTTGCTTTTCGGCCAAACCGCGAACACAACTAAAGGCCAGGCAAGCCACAACACAGGTATATAGCATCAGATTGCTAACGTAGGCTAATGCTAACTTGGGCTAAAGTGTGCGCTCCGATGTGAAGGGACGCTCAATAAGAAGCTAAAGCAAATTTCGCTAATTGATTTATTTGCCAGAATCATTCACTATGCATAATAGCAACCGGGCGTGTAGGAAGTAATATGTACCGCTCAAGCTTTAACTTGACCAAATAGACGTGAATGCTAGTTTGGTGAGGCAGCTGGCAGTCACGACTAGCCACAGGTGTGTGCTGTGAGGCAGTGACGTGGTCCTCTCACAGCAGCTGCACGTTCACTTTATCGTTAACGGTTTTCTCCTGGTTTTCGTGAACGTGCTCTCATGCTCTTCCGTTGTTTTGACGGGCTCATTGTTGGTCTCGCTTTTCTCGTCTTCATGTTTTCTCTACTCACTGTTTCCTAGGctggtgggtgctgtgatgtccTCGTACCCCAACAGACTCAAACATCCACACTGCAGGAGGAAGCACTACCCCAGTAGCACCTACCTCACCCACGTCTGACAGCCGACCGCTGGACACCGGGCGCTTGAAAGCTGGGTGGAGGGCTTcacgggagagagagagggaggtaaACAAAGATGTCAGACTCTGCGGGAGGTGGTGAAAGTGGAGGTGGTGCAGGGCAGGACTCCGAAGCAGATAATGAGCCCCCTCAACAGCCTCCACCTTTACTGCCTGGAGGTGCAGGGGAGATCTCAGAGGAAGGGGCTTCGCCATCTGCCAAGAGGCTGAGGATGAGTGAGGAGGACGTGGGGCAGGATCAGGTTGTGGAGCCTGTTCAGAGGCATGAAGAAACACCAACACAGCCTAGCTCGCTGCAGGGAAGGCCAGCCCAAACAGCAGAAGGTACAGGattgtttctgttttaattcAAGCTAATATgcatatattaatatatattaagATTACAGTTGACCTGTGTTTAATCTGGCTTCTGTTGCCAGGAGCAGGAGACCTGCTGCAGTGTGAGGAGGGAGGTCACAGTGGGAAAGGGGTAGTAGTCGTCGGGGAAGAAGGAGAATACCATCAAAATGGAGAAGAAGGGCCAAAGCCAGAGGAGGAACACAACGGTGATGGATCTGCAGAAAGCCCCGGTGACGGACAACAGTACGTGGAAGAAAAAAGGTTTATTTGTAGGTTTAAATGTAGAGCAAGTTTGCGATATTTAGGCAGAGTTGACATACAAGATGTGCGTTCATAAAATTGCAGAAACTGCTAGAAGAGATTGTAGCAGATGAACACAGAAGATAtaatatgaaaaacattttaaaaagtatgaaGTTTACTTTTTATGAATTCATTTTTCTTACATCCTTTTTATGTTAAAATTTGCATAACTGGTAAATTAGTGTTTTTCaggtaaaaataaaaggaagcCAGTGCAGAAGTTAATGGGCGCAGTTGGTTATTTTGGATTGCATTGaattgagagagaaaaaaggtcTTATGGTTCAGAGTTgcatgctcattggctaatgagtctgtgaaggttctcagtcattcaggtcatcgtagtctgaggagcttggaaagaaaagcgtctggacttctttaagttgcttgaagacgtttcacctctcatccgagaagcttcttcagttctagggtcaaatggtggcgagtcccagatttaagccctgtgggagtgtcccccgagagggacaaaaggaccccctgttgatcctctacctaatcattttcacaccttggctcatgtcattaggtagaggatcagtAGGGGGTCCCTTTGTCCCTCTTGGGACAAAGGGACCCCCTATATATCGTGTTGACACAACACAACCAAGATGGATTAATATAACATGATTTGTTTAGATGGAATATAAGTGGCAAGATAAAATTACGTTCATCCAAAGaattatttttttgagtgtagcTTCACAGTAGCTATCTTTGTGAACAAcaggtgggcggggcttctgtACTCACAGCCAGAGCTGCGTCCCTGAAATGACCACAACAGTGGTATTCCCTGTCATACAAGTCGCAAGAGTAGAAGAACCTCTGTGAAACGGAGCATTTAGAACAGTGTTTGTTTAACCCTGGGTCTTTTCTTCATGCTATGAAAAACAGAGGGTCATACTGTGATACATGAAATCTCCGactatgtgtttgtttgtcccCCAACTCCTTCTAGGTGACCCGGAGCTGAGTAACCAAACGTACATCTTGGACCTCTGAAGGTTCTTATCTGTATTGGACATTATAACAAcatcatgttgcctagcaactaCCTTAAAATTATCTGCCTAGTCACCAAAATCCTTTGCATAAAACATCAAACAAGAATTTAAGGTGACAGGATGTATTACATGTGTCAGGTATGGTCCTCCCATACTCCAGAGGCATGCATGTGGGGTTAATCGGTCATTCTAAATAAGGTGAGACTCTGTGCATGAACGAGTTTCAGTCTCTCTGTGGTGGAAGCACAACCTGTCTTGGTTGTAACCTCTAGTCCTATGTGAGCCatgataggctccagccctcaACTATATAAGCAGTGCAGAACTTGGTTGAGTGGATAGACGCCATGTACCGATGGGAAGTTCTAAAACGATTAACAGTCCAATCAATGCAGTCAACATGTGTTTGAAGCTTTAAGTTTATCAGTGACAGTGAGAGTGTCGTGTGTAATGATGTGTTGTTAGATGTTGATAAGTGCTTTTTTAATTGACACTCATGTTTAAGTGGGGCAGCTAAAAGCACCAGAGCATTAACTGATTCATCATTTTGAGACTGTCAGTCATCATTATGCTAAAATTTGGAGAAAATGACCCAGGATGAAAAATAATGTAGTCAACTAATAGAAATCTAATTAACAATCAGCTGTAGTGGCACTGTGTGTAAATGAAGCACCTTATTACTTGGAAgtttccactgtgttttatataCAGAGCATGTTTGTCTGAGGCTAGGGAGTTCATTGGATGATGTGTGCCTAAAATAGCAATGAGCTTTTAAATTGTCTTCAATTATAAACCTTTAAGTGCTCATCTGTTAATAAATGTGAGATATAGCTTTTAGTGAGCTTGTTGGGAGCCCCTCTTTGACCAAGGACGTCCTTGTCTCTCTGTCTCCAGGCTCAGCTTAGATTTTACCCAGAACCCTCAAATGCTGACTGGTTCCTGGACCGAGTACTCCAACCTGCCGGAGAACTACCTGAAAGGCTGCAAATGGTAaattcttttttatatattaagAAAACATTGCGAGGGGCATATTCATGGTTATTACATATTGGGCTTAGACACAAAAACAAGGCGACTAAGGTTTTGAAATGGATACTGTGTGCATTCTGCAGGGAGGCTGAGAGGTAGGTAGCACTGGGGTGCAACTATATTTGAGTTTTGCCGATGGACTTCGAGTTCTCAGAAAGGCATCAGATCAACATGAGGTTCCATCATTGTTTGCATGAGCACAATAGCTGCTGCTACAACCACACTGCCCAGTAATGTCACGCCTGAAATCACTGGTTGTTTCCAATGGGCAGAGTACTGGTATGTAGTCTGGGCAGAACAGTATGCAGGCTGACACTGTGAGCCTGAGCTTTGACCAAATAAGACAGCTAGGTGCaatattatttatgattttataGGTAAGcagtaggattttgaaatcaatgtGATATTTAATTGGAATTTGATGACCCTGATCAAGGCCACAAAccgaaacgcgttggtcagttattaaagttgttcatcttcccttaagtgttgctggagttcctgcattGTGAATTCTATCATcctctccatgcaccttggaagtgGGTGAGGTTGTGCCAGAAATTTTTGCTGATATTTAATTGGAAATCAGTGGAGGCCAGAGAGGATTGGGTTAATAGACTCAAACCTACCAGTACCAGTTAGAAGGTTAGCCGCAGCGTTTTGAGTGAATTGCAATCTATGAAGAAGGGCAGAATGAAGCCCAGTGTATGGGGAGTTGCAATAGTCTAACCTGGATGTGACTAAGGCATGGATAAGCTTTTCTAGATCCTCACGTGGTAAGTATGGCTTGGCTTTAGAGATTAAACGAAGTTGATACAAACAAGATTCAATAACAGAGGACACATGCTTCAAATCATATCACAGATGTACATGGTCACCATGACGCCTGCTTTTGGGTAGTGAGGAGCCAGTGATGCAGACAATTGCAGTGTACACGCAGTTAGTAGCAATTTGTGAATCACAAGGTAGCAAACAATACTCATCCTCAGTTTCTGACACTAACGAGGACTATAATTTACAAagcaaatgttgttgttttttgttttttttccagcccGTTTTGAATCAACTCTGTGGTGTTAAGATTAACACACATGAACGATAAACCAGAGATGGAGCCTCTAAAATCATAGCAAACGTGTTTACTAAGTTTCCAGGTCAGTGGAGTTGATGCATCATTTTGTCACAGCGTTGTCAAcattttgacttgtttttgCAACGAGAGGGGGGCTGCTGGCCCACTCAGAAGTATACAGGTTTAACCTTTTACCCCTGTAGAGCCTTCAGGGGTAAAGAGGCTCTACAGTGGTCCAGTCAAGCtttgttttgggttgtttttttttttaactcttttcaggAATGAGCCGATTTTGTCAGACTTCAGGTCTGCTTATCGAACACAAGGACTGGGAAGTTAGTGAGGGTGGTGTCTGCCTATACAGTTGTCAACGCACATCTTTATTGTGATATACTGAGGGGTCAAAACACGTCATTGTGGGTACGGGGAGGTCACATGTTTATGGGGGAAAGAGTTAATGAACTTCCACATCTGCTTTACCTTTCTGACCCAGAAAAGGTcagttttctttaattaatGCTATAAATACAGTTTTCTGTGTATGAGCTGTTTACATGCTGGAGTGCAGCTGCATATATTTTAGtattatatgtgtgttttgtgttttgttactTTAACATGCACACAAACCCAGCCCGAGTACTTGTTGTTCTAGTCTTTAATGAACTGTCATCCCTTCTCTTCCTCTTACCTAGGGCTCCTGATGGTTCTTGTATCCTGACAAACAGTGCAGACAATGTCCTCCGAGTTTACAACATCCCTCCAGAGATTTACAGCTACAACTGGGACTTGCTTCCTGAAATGGTGAATACACAAATAGCTTGCCATAGGGGGCCGGACAGACGACGGGGAAAtgagaaaacaacaaacaaatgttAGAGTGAATATTCATTATTTTATGGatttaaattcagttaaaagaTGAACGCAGCTGTAAAGACACCTTTATTTGTAAAGGTCAGCAGTCTCAGTCAAATCTGGTGCTTCCCTGTTTACGATGTTTATGAAGGTTATTACTAAACgtcagttttgctttttgttacaGTAAACAAAAATCCTTTAAGACCGTCTGCCTGAGAAACGCGTTAGTGAAGATTAATCTGTGGGAATAAAATGGACTTTGTGTTTTGGTCGGGGCGAAATGTCAAGTAGTGAGCCAATCTTTTAATTGTATTACAAGCTGGTTTGATTGGGATCACTGAACAAAAATAATTGAAATATAATCCATTTTCTCTAGTTGAAATCTCGCAGCCTTTGTAATGAGAGGAGAAGATTGACTGGTGATTGCTCTGTTTCTCGCATGCTTCCACTGGCTTTTGAAATTGAATTTCTCTGGGTAGCCTCCTATTTAGTGTCAGCGTCAGAGCAGATGGATCCAGCCAGTGCCTTTGGCCTACATTTCTTAATGCAGGAGGTCTCAGTCCCTGTGTTACTGACCGTCTGTCTTTTATTCTCTGCTAGAGTCCAGTGCTGCGGATGGCAGAAGGAGACACCATCTACGACTACTGCTGGTACCCCAAGATGAACTCTTTGGAGCCGGACACGTGCTTGTGAGCTGAACCTGGTCTTTTTCAAACCGTTCCCTAAGCCTCTCGTTTCAAGTCCACCTTGGAGACGGTGAAATGTgtatacactgaaaaaagcacCGGGTTGTGTTTTGTGTCAGTTTCTAATCTCGGGTGGTTGGATCGGGTTCCTGGTGAATTTGTCGGCTTTTCTTTGTGCTGCGGTGTGTCTAATAGACTGTCTGAATACAGAAGATTTTGTTGTAGTCTTGTGTCTCATTCTTTGATCCCAGAGGTATGTGCAGCGGTTGTGGAAGCTGGCTGCCTGCAAGGAGGGAAGCTGTAAAAGCTTTCTGATGTCTCTCATTACGAGTGAAGAGTTGGCCTGCGTCTCGTCCGCTTCGTCGCAATCCGCTCGCCTGTTTGAGGCCCACAGTGCGATTCGGCCCGCTAACAGCACTCCTGAGTCCAGACAACACCTGAAGGGCTGAATTCCTGACTCGAGGCTTTGCTTTTCATCTCGTTCTCCTCTTTTGTGTGTGTAGAAGCGTGCACTCTAGCAAGTATGTGGTAATTATGACATCACTgagtgttggtgtgtgtgctgtgaagGAAAGTTAGCATCAGCAGCATCCAGCCGTCGCTGTGAAGGCTGCTTATCGTCTGCGGTGAGAGAAGTAAGGCTGTGCTAATGAGCCGAGGTCAGGTTGCCAGCAGTTTTCGTAGTGTGTAACCCTTCAGCCCCAACTCCCATCATCCTTCAGTCAGACCCTCGAGCAGTTGAGCGGATCAAGGCCCAGAACTGGCACCGACATCCTCACATCGTACAGCTTTCACCATGTAAGTGGAGGAGGGTGAGGGTCTGGAGCTGGACAAACCAAAATCATCAACAAAAGTCTCGCGGGCAGTGAAACGCTCGAGTCGTGTCTATATTCCAAATGCTGATGAGAGCTGACAGCAAACACTCGTGATTGTCTTTAGATCGTTGGCATCTATCAAACAGGAGCTCCTACAGGGTGCAGTCAGGTGGTCGGACAGAGTACGCCGACTGACTGTAGCAGTCAGATAAAAGATTGCGGTTGTGACgattaaaagaaaacatctaGCAAAGCAGGAGAGCCATGTCTCCTGCTTaccctttctctccctcttttcaCATCGCTGTTTTGTTTCTCAGTGCTCCCTCTGCGCTCCTTGAACTATCTGCCTGCCAAAAGCCGTGTGTTGTTGATGCCCCTCCTGTAGAGAGGGAATAAGGGCCCCTGTTATGGCTCGGTTAAGTTGCGCTGAGTTCTAGGCATGGCTCCAAGCTAGCAGCAGTCTAGCATTATAATTGGGCATTTCCCTGCTCTGGAATAAAGCCGCGGCTCACAGGGGCCATAACAGAACACGGCAGCAGCGGCGGGGGCTAATTTCCTTTGTCTAATTGAGCGGCAGTGATGTTTCAGCATTTGTTCAGCGCTCAATAATTAGAGTTAAAAAGGCATGGCTCAGTCTTTGGCCCTGATTCGGATCAATAAGAATGTGCTGCGGTCTTGTCTTCATAATGAGGCGAAGCATGtagctgtgtttgttttgcagtACATGTTAGTAAGAAAAGCAGAAGTAGATGACGGTTTTTCATAAACCGTTCCCTCCGTTAGCTCAGTTTGTTCATCTCATTCATTTCTaaatcattcattcatatttatttattttgacctCCTCTTCTTCAGTCTAGCCAGCAGTAGCCGTGACAACCCCGTCCATGTGTGGGATGCATTTTACGGAGAGGTGCGAGCCAGCTTCCGACCCTACAATCACCTGGACGAGCTGACGGCAGCTCACTCGCTGTGCTTCTCTCCAGATGGCGCGCAGCTCTACTGCGGGTTTGACAAAATGGTCAGGGTCTTCCACACCGAGCGCCCGGGCAGAGACTGTGAAGAGCGACCCACAATAGGTCAGTCATCAACGTCTCATCAACTTTCACCTTGAAGCTTGTCGATGAGCTTTCCTCAATCGGGTGACATAAAACCCATTTAACATCTTTTCGTTTCACTTCATCAGTCGTTACAGAAAATGAGGCCAAACACAAATATGTGTATCACTTCTTTCTACGCGTTTTCAGCTGCTACATTTCAACCACAaattgagtttctttttttcattaaaatattaGAAGCTGGCCTCCTGCTCACAGCCGGTGTGATTGTGT
The sequence above is a segment of the Oreochromis aureus strain Israel breed Guangdong linkage group 3, ZZ_aureus, whole genome shotgun sequence genome. Coding sequences within it:
- the wrap53 gene encoding telomerase Cajal body protein 1 isoform X3, which gives rise to MSDSAGGGESGGGAGQDSEADNEPPQQPPPLLPGGAGEISEEGASPSAKRLRMSEEDVGQDQVVEPVQRHEETPTQPSSLQGRPAQTAEGAGDLLQCEEGGHSGKGVVVVGEEGEYHQNGEEGPKPEEEHNGDGSAESPGDGQQLSLDFTQNPQMLTGSWTEYSNLPENYLKGCKWAPDGSCILTNSADNVLRVYNIPPEIYSYNWDLLPEMSPVLRMAEGDTIYDYCWYPKMNSLEPDTCFLASSSRDNPVHVWDAFYGEVRASFRPYNHLDELTAAHSLCFSPDGAQLYCGFDKMVRVFHTERPGRDCEERPTIVKKQGQSGIISCFGFSPCQSVYACGSYSRCAGLYSCQDGTLLALLPTRHHGGLTHLLFSPDGNYLYTGGRKDPEILCWDLREPGRVVFSLKRNVATNQRIYFDLDQSGRYLLSGDTEGVVSVWDTHTAPPDGNEELLQPQLRFQAYWDCTNGVSIHPFMPLLATSSGQRQFPWPGDSEGDSASDTEGSGAVISQQDTRQDNVLTLWWAGPLSPAAEGSQDQSTTAAEA
- the wrap53 gene encoding telomerase Cajal body protein 1 isoform X1; its protein translation is MSDSAGGGESGGGAGQDSEADNEPPQQPPPLLPGGAGEISEEGASPSAKRLRMSEEDVGQDQVVEPVQRHEETPTQPSSLQGRPAQTAEGAGDLLQCEEGGHSGKGVVVVGEEGEYHQNGEEGPKPEEEHNGDGSAESPGDGQQYVEEKRLSLDFTQNPQMLTGSWTEYSNLPENYLKGCKWAPDGSCILTNSADNVLRVYNIPPEIYSYNWDLLPEMSPVLRMAEGDTIYDYCWYPKMNSLEPDTCFLASSSRDNPVHVWDAFYGEVRASFRPYNHLDELTAAHSLCFSPDGAQLYCGFDKMVRVFHTERPGRDCEERPTIVKKQGQSGIISCFGFSPCQSVYACGSYSRCAGLYSCQDGTLLALLPTRHHGGLTHLLFSPDGNYLYTGGRKDPEILCWDLREPGRVVFSLKRNVATNQRIYFDLDQSGRYLLSGDTEGVVSVWDTHTAPPDGNEELLQPQLRFQAYWDCTNGVSIHPFMPLLATSSGQRQFPWPGDSEGDSASDTEGSGAVISQQDTRQDNVLTLWWAGPLSPAAEGSQDQSTTAAEA
- the wrap53 gene encoding telomerase Cajal body protein 1 isoform X2, with the translated sequence MSDSAGGGESGGGAGQDSEADNEPPQQPPPLLPGGAGEISEEGASPSAKRLRMSEEDVGQDQVVEPVQRHEETPTQPSSLQGRPAQTAEGDLLQCEEGGHSGKGVVVVGEEGEYHQNGEEGPKPEEEHNGDGSAESPGDGQQYVEEKRLSLDFTQNPQMLTGSWTEYSNLPENYLKGCKWAPDGSCILTNSADNVLRVYNIPPEIYSYNWDLLPEMSPVLRMAEGDTIYDYCWYPKMNSLEPDTCFLASSSRDNPVHVWDAFYGEVRASFRPYNHLDELTAAHSLCFSPDGAQLYCGFDKMVRVFHTERPGRDCEERPTIVKKQGQSGIISCFGFSPCQSVYACGSYSRCAGLYSCQDGTLLALLPTRHHGGLTHLLFSPDGNYLYTGGRKDPEILCWDLREPGRVVFSLKRNVATNQRIYFDLDQSGRYLLSGDTEGVVSVWDTHTAPPDGNEELLQPQLRFQAYWDCTNGVSIHPFMPLLATSSGQRQFPWPGDSEGDSASDTEGSGAVISQQDTRQDNVLTLWWAGPLSPAAEGSQDQSTTAAEA